Below is a genomic region from Castanea sativa cultivar Marrone di Chiusa Pesio chromosome 2, ASM4071231v1.
TGCCATGAAGTGACATCTGCCAAAGTTTTCAATTTATGAATTATACTAGAAGACAACAAACAGCAGGTACAATTCATGCAATTATGAATGTCAACAATAGTGTTAAGGCCCTAATAATTGGTTTTAATagctaaaaaatttaacagCGCTTTTAATGTAAGGTTTTCATATCCATCAAGCTACTATGTGTCGAACAATTGACTTGATTATGCTTCaccataaaaatgaaaaagtaagatttgaattttgaacccACAATTGAAGATGCTACACCTAgtgggttttgaacccacaacctcacccttcttataattttaaaagttataaattatatctgAGGTTTAAAACTGttacaaattcaaaattatagttTCCTTAGTTTCAAATCAAACACTCAGTTTTGAAATCGTATTAATTTAAACCcccaatcaaattcaaaaatcaaacccCCACATCAAAACAAAAGTGTGTCCAGGGTTTAGATATATGACTATAAAAGTGTCTAGGGTTTGATTTgaaactagtaaaatcttaaGATTGTAATAGTCTTAAACCTCAGGGTTTGATTTGAAACATTTAAAACTATAggatttaatttgaaaccacccctaaaatataagttaaaatgtaatttacccaataattaattaaaggtTTTGGGAATCTGGAGAAGGTTTCTAACCGTAGACATTTGCAAGATCTACGTATGTAAAGGCAACATAAGAGGAAAAGTTTGGAAGTAGCCACAACTTGGCAGAATGAGGTATTCTACAACctttttagtagtttaaaatttgGCTAATCTCTATTGATAAGGATGATCTTCCCTGATTAAGAACAACGGACTGCCCAATAAGAAAGATGAGAATGGTGCTAATGATAATGATGTTACTGACCGGATCAATTGTAGCATTTGGAAACACTGAATAAAATAGAAGTCCATCCCCTTTCCGTGGCTTCACTTTCAAACCAATACAGTCTTGAAAATCATAGCTTCCATCCATATTTAAGCCATTCTGCATGTCAGAGCACAGGATACATAAACCCCCAAAAGGGGAGAAATACGAAAAATCATGCATAGAATAATTAACATAAGGTCAAAATTTCTTAacccccccctaaaaaaaaacctaaaagaGACAACAGAGGTCTTGATCTTACCTCAAATGGGAACATAGTTTCCCCTCCCTTGTCAACATCAGATAAATACAACAAGAAAGAAGCCATCTGTATGAGGGTTAAGATAAGCGTTACAATTCTTTAGAATCATAAACTCCTTAATATTTATATCAAGTAATTCATATTCAAAAGATCAAGATGTGATCAACACTTGCATATTCTATCCAAACACACGTTTCTGTAGTTATAGTaagtaaatttaaaagaagaagaagaactggAACAAAGCATGACAAATGTTACAAGCAATGAAGAAACACTGAATATATGAAACTAAACACAATTATGAGTGTATGATGTTCATTTGGTTTAAACAAGTAAAACAcagttttattaaataaataaaaaattactgatGAAGCAGATCATTAAGGTTGTCAAGTAAATGAAGCCAAGATTTATAAACTCACAGCAAATTCATGTGATTGGAGATGAAAGCTCTGTTGTCAGTAAAACCTAAACTTAACGTCCAAGTGATATAAGTTCTATctgaatatttttataatttaagttCCTCCCATTTTTATGGAAATTAAAGTGCAAAAGATTCTAGTCTtgcaattttctttctttccaaagaaacaaaacataCATTCTGTTTGAGAAAGAAATAtgttaattttagaaaaataatgagAAGAGCTGTTCCTTGTTACATAAATCCTAGAGAATGGATGTTTCATTGTCCAGCAGGTCACATGGAGCAAatcccataatttttttcttcccctCAAACTCTCTTTCAGAAGACAATCATGTAAAATGATGCAGCATCACCACCTTTGCTGTCAGCCCAACACTGAAATGCAAATGCCTTCTACTTATATATTATAGAGTATAACATGGAAATTTGCTTAAGTAACAAATAATTACAAACAAAAACCTATGCTTTTTGCTTAGAATGTACCCTTTGGCTCTTCTGTGGGCCATACTCAGCAGGATTGAATGCGTCATAATGAGAATTATACAACTGCCCAATCTCATAGCGCAAGATGTTGAATGCCTGAAACATGGTGATATCCTCAGACAATTTTAAAATTGCCCTGAAATAAAAGGTTAACTACTTCaatgaaaaaagagaaacacagaatttaaatataagaatttCCTAGGCAAGGAAATTTAGATCATTCGTACATTTGTATATAAGGTAAAAGAAGATAGTAGCAAAAGAATAGAAGATAATATCAGTATTCCAGCACTGGTGATTTCGAACAAGTTAGTGATAGCTTGCATTGGATCAGAATACACTAATgaaattggaaacaaaaaaaaaaaaaaaaaaagttaggagaTTTTCATTTAAATGATTCAGATATGTTCCAATCTTATTCATGAACTAAGTCAGTTTCATTTACCATAAAAACCTGCCATATCTTTTTCTTCCtaccaaaagagagagagagagagggtagaGTAGAAACTGAAAATACAAGGACAACATTAGAAACTCTTTTCAGGTATTATAATATTGGGTAGTTCATTTCTTCTATAAATTCAGTGGGAGAGAGGAAATAAAgagtgtggggggggggggggggcaggaagagagagatagagagatctCAAAGATATCAATATCATTGGGGCAACATAGTGATGTAATGAGTTGTATATCTGCAAGTTTCCTGCAACTAAATTTGCCACTAAGTGCAGAGTAGCATCAAGAAATCTTCTTCTCCATGGCAAGGGAAGtaatagagaaaagaagaaaagaaaaagaaccaagaaaagaaagcattGTCCATGCTTCCATGGATACAGTGTGTTGCCATTTTTGTCATTATCTTAAATACTTCGTTAGTCACAATTATCTGAAGATATTCCTGAAGATGCATTGTTACAATGTTACCTTTGGCAACAAACTTGCATATCTTTTACTTcgaattttttaataagtaaaagtTTCATTAAATGAATATTTCACTTTGAATTTATAGATGAGCATTAGCAAAAATTggttatcataaaatataagaaCCTCAGGCCAATCAAATTGAAAACCACACACAATAGTTTTATCTTCTAACCAAGAGAGATGGAAAGAGAGTAACGATGATAATACAATGACTAGTACCTCTCCATGGATCCTGGGAAGCATTGTTGCCCTCGCAATTTTTCCCTCAATGAAGTCCAAAGTTTTGTCTTCAGAAGCACTAATAAACACGCCAGAACTGTTCGACAGCAAGCATTAGCCATCAATAGAATTTCTCATCAACATAATCACCCTTGTTCTTAAAATCGATAAACTTCTTAAACCCATGATCACCAATGCCCATGTACACTAATTTAATTACCAgcacaacaaaaattatatttaattgtatAGTAAACCAgccaatgatgatgatgataatctcatgattattataaataataatactaaaaaggataaaaaaaataaaaaataaaaagttgcaATTAGCAGTGCTTCAATATTTGAAGAGAAGAAGTTTCAAGATAATTACttgaatttcattaatttattcattgagaagaagaaagataagttaaaaacataaaattaaaccACTGACTCTACTTATTTACTATATTTATTATCTCAATCAcccttaattataatattaataaatggtcatctttttgttttttgttttttttttcttttttatataagatagaaattctatatATGTGTAAAACTGCCTCGAGACTTGAACTCTAACCTTTGTCTCTCACAACCTAAAAACACTTATCTTATAGTTGTACTTGTGACCATAGGCTAATAATGTAGTTGTACTTGTGACCATCGCCTAATaatctaatataaaataaaagtaatggtAACGGtgtatattataataaaaatactgCCTcagactcacacacacacacaaacaaacaaagtacCTTGTTCTAATTCCTTGGGTGTTCTCTGCAGTTTCTCCTGGTCTTAAAGCCACTGTCGACGGTCTAAGTCGCGGCTCGGCCAATTTTATTATGCTTTCACATTGTTCTGCTGTtgcaaaatttggaaaatatagAGCCCTTGGTCTCCAGCTCAATACCTATTCAtagttgaaaataaattattaaaaaaccaaaaaaattacagtATTAGCTAAAAGTACTCTTTCTGAGCAATAAATAAGTACAAATTAATTTTTGCTACAAGCTTTTAGATCAGATTAGAtatttaaactacaaaatttatttttggttttttttatttattatcgAAACAGAGTTACAGAGATGATCACTttcaaaaccattaaaaaaaaaaaaaatgcatcacAGAGAGAAtcagattaaaattctaatccaACTGAACTAATTATAAACTAAATAGAAAGCATATATAAAATCGAGTACCTGAAAGGGAATTGAAGTAATAGAATCGTCACCGGTCTCTCCCGAGTTCAACAAATTGTAGTGGCTTTCCTCATCGTTGACCGAATCGAGTAGCCTTGACCTTGGCCTAGCACCAGAAATGTCCGGCACAGAGACCAGAGAAAAGAGAGTGGAAGCGTAGAAGCCAGCGAGGAAGAAGGAGGAGCATAAGAGAATGACAGACGGTAACCCTAGCTTGTTCGCcttcaggctcaggctcaggttCCAATTTCCTTTCCCGCTTTTCCCTTTCATATCAGTATCAGTATCAGTATCAGTATCAGTTTTGATTCAAAATCGCGAAGCTCTATTAATACTAAAGTATTGGTTTCTGTTTTATCTTTGAGAGCgttttattagtttatatatatatatgttggttTTGGTGTTGGAGGTTGGTAATGGTGGGTCACAACTCTGAGtgttagagaaagagagacagtGAATTTAGAGAAGAAATCATCATGGCAACTGTTGTACGACACGGCGGGAATCTTCTTCGACAACGGGATTCATTCACTGACTTTTCTTTTATGACTATTACCAAATTTTGTTGGATTTTCCTTGCCTTTTTAAATAGGAGTGAGTGTATTCCGGAATATGTCTACGTATAATAATAAATCCACAGTATTTCCACGGcacattttaatttaaatgcacttacttcttcttttttttttttaatccctaaCAACTAATAACAGtctatcatttaaaatttattgtgaaagtattataaacataaaatttctcatatatatattgagtattaaaatataacaaaatttaagtatAGTATCTTAGTTGTTGTTCCTTATGTGTCATTTCTAAGATTTAATTAtgtaattatttaactaaaaaatacacttctaaaaaaaaattcacctgataaaattttaagagaaaaatatgAAGAACAACACTTATTATACCTAGGTcttgtacctaagtcttgtctattacaataacaaccagtaacaacctattacttaaaatttgttatgaaaatattataaaaatattgtggacataacatttcttgTATTACTataagagaaatgttatatttacaatattatcacaacactttcacaataaattataagtaataGATTGTTATTGATAATTATTGGTAGACTCTATACAAGTAAACACGTTTAGTTTGAAACACGTTTTGTTATTCTGAATAAATTGAAGtagtaaatttaaattaaaacaaataaaatttatcaactacaatttgttataaaaaagtttgaaaatgaaattgaaaacacgTTTAGTTTCATCTTTTCGAAAAACGTGGTTAAGCTTATTGGCTCATCCGCTCACAGAGTCATACGGTCAAAGCCCGCCCACAGAATAATTTGGGTTGCAGTATTTggtagtttatttatttgtatctGTTGCATACTTGTATAGAGTCTACCCTGAGAATAATGAGTCAATGACGTGTCCTTCTGGTTGGAATTGGAATCACAAAACTTAGAAATTTCCAGTCACTTTcacattttaatgttttattaccAAAGAAAACTTACCAACAGGCCGGACCAATAAGTCAGTCCACAACCACCACTGAAATGACCCGGAAgttaaattattgaataaaataaagttaaatgtTAATGAGCACCATCCGGTGcttaataacattttttgttttggatctcactttttaaaaaaaaaaaaattatcaaaaaatggttgaaagagataaaaaaattgtcaaaagcTGCCAAAAGTTGCTAAGAAATCTGAAAAGCTAcaataaaatgtgtttttaacAGACAGCTGTCTCCATTTACACAActctaaaataaatagatatttttatcatcctttcttcttctttttttttttctttaggaaCAATTAAACTAGCTAGTCGAATCCAACGGCTGCTTCTGTGTATGAActatccattttattttgtaataaataaCTAGTGCTTAACATGCAAGTGCGTTTTATTTTGTCAATGACTAGTGCAGCTCAACATGCAAGTGATTATGCCATGCATGCGGGCCATGTGTCATTCCTTTAGACAATCAGTTACTTGTATTTCATCAAAGAGATGAATATTCTACTCATTTGACACAGatctagtaatttttttttttataaatacgataagattttaaatttatcacTGCAGTTTTGTAAGAATGGTTTTATTATCAATCCAagatatcaattgatttttttatttaagtaaaatttaaatcataatcttttttttataaaaataatctttttattcaacaaaaaaaactttataaaattattgtgaacaTAGTGCTATAATGAATGAGTATGAATACCAGATCagtttgaaaatgaaattgaaaacacatttaAGTTTCCTCATTTTGAAAAAACCCAATCTCATTGGCTCATTCGCTCAGAGTCATATGGTCATAGCCCGCCCACAGAATAATTTGCCTTgcagtattattattattatatattttttttttgataaacggCCTTGCAGTGTTTGGTAGTTTATTTATTTCGTATCTGTTGTATAGATATTAGATATAGTGTACCCTAGTATAATGAGTCAATGACGTATCCTTTTGGTAGAATCACCAAGTTTAGAAATTTCAAGTCGCCTTAATGACTTACACATTTATAACAAAGAAATCTTGCCGGCAGGATAAGTCCTAGAATAACTCGGAAGTTTACCTATTGCACAtatatgcttttattttttattttttatttttttacaaaaatgtaaaactgaccttctaaattttaccttttgtcaattcagtcctttaagttttagttttgtcatttcaatcttTTAAGTTTCAAGTATAATCAATTCAGTCCTCCGTTAATCTTCTGTTAGGTGCTGCCGTTACTAACCAAAACGATGTCGTTTtagatgatttatttatttatttaaatttctaaatttaaaaaaaaaaacttaaaaaacgttaattaccaacaaaaaaattataaaaaaaaactaaggggAATGACGTCGTTCCCCAGCCCACTGGAAAAACAAAGCAAGTCCTCAGCCTATGACTCGAGAAATTTGAGGAACTAAGGGataaagaaagagagggaaaagaGACGGAGAGGGAGAAGAGACCCTGTAGACCCACAACCGTTTCATCCCACAACCACACAAACGCAGCTAGCCATC
It encodes:
- the LOC142623882 gene encoding putative prolyl 4-hydroxylase 9 — protein: MKGKSGKGNWNLSLSLKANKLGLPSVILLCSSFFLAGFYASTLFSLVSVPDISGARPRSRLLDSVNDEESHYNLLNSGETGDDSITSIPFQVLSWRPRALYFPNFATAEQCESIIKLAEPRLRPSTVALRPGETAENTQGIRTSSGVFISASEDKTLDFIEGKIARATMLPRIHGEAFNILRYEIGQLYNSHYDAFNPAEYGPQKSQRMASFLLYLSDVDKGGETMFPFENGLNMDGSYDFQDCIGLKVKPRKGDGLLFYSVFPNATIDPMSLHGSCPVIKGVKWVATKWIRDEEEHD